A genomic stretch from Lathyrus oleraceus cultivar Zhongwan6 chromosome 2, CAAS_Psat_ZW6_1.0, whole genome shotgun sequence includes:
- the LOC127123695 gene encoding uncharacterized protein LOC127123695, with the protein MEIKDCEIPGPDEGPKPGSRWKLTFDGSSNYSGHDVGAVLMNPNAAIDLRIKIFEVYGDLALVIYQVKGEWETRDAKLIPYCAHVVKMIEYFDDITFHHIPRVENQVADALATLASMYQVRFHNEAPLIRIEQRYESAYCQLIGEETDGKPWFHDIKQYLLSQEYPEDATLLDKKTMRRLSSKFFLSNDVLLKFCLKELKQETAPFPTVASLSSHMAAVKFHFLVHL; encoded by the exons ATGGAGATAAAGGACTGTGAGATCCCAGGCCCAGATGAAGGACCAAAACCAGGATCTCGATGGAAGCTCACGTTCGATGGTTCTTCCAATTACAGTGGTCATGATGTGGGAGCtgttttgatgaatccaaatg ccgcaattgatctccgaatcaagaTCTTTGAGGTGTATGGAGATTTAGCTTTGGTGATCTatcaggtcaaaggagaatgggaaactcgtGATGCGAAGCTGATCCCGTATTGTGCTCATGTTGTAAAGATGATAGAATACTTTGATGATATCACTTTCCATCACATCCCAAGAGTAGAGAATCAAGTGGCTGACGCTTTGGCAACATTAgcatcaatgtaccaagtcagattccataatgaagctcCACTTATTCGAATCGAGCAAAGATATGAGTCTGCTTACTGTCAGCTGATTGGAGAAGAAACTGATGGtaaaccatggtttcatgacatcaagcAATATCTTTTAAGTCAAGAGTATCCAGAAGATGCTACATTGTTGGATAAGAAAACTATGAGGAGGTTATCGTCCAAATTCTTTTTGAGCAATGat GTACTGTTGAAGTTCTGTTTGAAGGAATTGAAGCAAGAAACCGCACCATTTCCAACTGTTGCAAGCTTGAGTTCTCACATGGCAGCTGTAAAATTTCACTTCCTCGTGCATCTTTGA